The uncultured Desulfatiglans sp. DNA window TCATTTGTTTCGGCCGATTTATCTTGCCCCAGGGGGAGGCGGGCGCCGATACGGTCACTCCAGTTGGATCGACCGTCGAGAGCTACCGGGAGCAGCTCGGGGAACTTCATGAACTGCGGACGCCCGATGATTTCACCCACTATCGGGATCCCATCACGGTCAGGGACCTGCGCCGCCGGTATCTGGTCAATGTCGTCGCCTTGACCGAGCAGCCGGATTTCAAGGTCCTCTCGCCATCCGCGGACGCGATGATCCGCTCAGGCTCGGATATCCTGGTCGTCGGCCGGGAGGAGGACGTCGATCGGATGGCCGAGCAATTGGGGATGGTGCACAAGGAGTCGCTCTCGTTTTTCAGGGACGAGGCAGCGGAGCAAACCGCCGGGACAGTCGAGGCAGTGGCCGGACCACGTTCTCCCTGGCTTGGCAGGACACTCAGGCAGATCAACCTGCGGGATCATTTCCGGGTGGTGCCGCTCGCGATCTTCCGGCATGGCGAGAGCTATCGGGCCGAGATCAGCGACATGCCGCTCCAGGTCGGCGACGCGATCCTGATCCAGGGCACCTGGAAACGCCTCCAGGAACTGCAGGCGGAGCGTAGCCTGCTTTTCACCACGCCGATCGACGTGGAACTCCTCAGGCCGGAAAAGGCGGTCTTTGCGGGGTTTTGGCTCCTGCTGGCACTGGTGATGATCCTGGTTTTCAAGATTCAACTCTCGGTCTGCCTCATGACCGGGGCGCTCGGTATGATCCTCACGCGGGTCTTGAGCATCGATGAAGCATATCAGGCGGTGGATTGGCGGACGATCTTTCTGCTGGCCGGGCTGATTCCCCTCGGGATCGCCACCGAAAAAACGGGCACCGCCGCCTGGATCGCCCACACGGTACTGGGGGCGATCGGGACGGTCGAGCCGATTGTGCTGCTGGCGGTTATCGGGGTGTTGTCGACGGTCTTCACTCTGGTCATCTCGAATGTCGGCGCGACGGTCCTGCTCGTTCCGCTGGTCGTCAATATGGCCATCGCCGCGAACGCCGATCCGCGCATGGCCGCCCTGGTGGTGGGGCTCGCCACCAGCAACTCGTTCATCCTGCCCACTCATCAGGTGAACGCGCTTTACATGGGGCCGGGGCATTACCGGAGCGTGGATTTCATGAAGGCCGGCCTGGTGGTCAGCGTGGTCTTCCTGGTCGTCATGATCGTGGCGATTTATCTGTTCTACGGGGTCTCGTGACGGCCCGCTGCGGATTTGTTTCGGTCGCTCCGATCCCTCCCGAAGCGGCATCGTACGAGGACCTCGATGGCGAGGCGAAGCGCGGGATCGGGTCCTGCACCGTGAACCTCTGGCAGAAAGGATAAAGCTCATGTCCCTGATCATCATTTCTGCGGATCTTTATGAAAGCGGTCGCGCGGTTGCCGAAAAGGCGGCTGCAAAGTTGAACTATCGATTGATCGACCGGGAGCTTCTGACGGAGGCGGCGGCCCGCAATGAAGTTCCGGAGGCTGAACTGAAGCGGGCGCTCGCTGAAAACCCTTCTCTGTTCGGGATGCGTGCGCGGCCCTGGCGGCGGGCTCTGGCGGTCATTCAGAAGACCGTCCTCGAAAGGCTTCTCGCTGATGATGCGGTCTGCCACGGATTGGGGGCCCATCTCTACGTCGTGGGCGTCTCTCATGCGCTCAAGGTGCGCGTCCTGGCCGATGCGGAGAAGGAGGCGGCTGTGCTGGCCGAACAAGAGCGGATCCCGGCCGATAAGGCCATGAAACGGCTCGAACAGCGAAAGCAGCTTCGGCGCCGCTGGTCCCGGAGCGCCTTCGGGATGGATGAAACGGATCCCGGACTTTATGATCTGGTGATCGGGTTGAGCAACATCGACCTCGACGAGGCGGTGCAGACGATCTGCGACACGGCCTCCTACCGGAAGTTCCAGCCCATGAGCTGGTCTCAGAAATGCCTGGCGGATCTGGAGTTGGCTGCGCGCGTGCGGACAGTGCTTTTGGAGCGTTTTCCCGATTTGAAGGTGAGTGCGGACGGTGGAACGCTGGTCGTCGAGGTGCGGGCCATGAAGCGCGAGAAACGGCGGAAGGCCGAAGCGATCAAGGAGATGGCCGGCAGGATCGCCGGGGTCGAGTACGTGGAGGTCCACGTCGTCAACGATATTTTTCGGCAGGCGGCGGAGAGTTTCCGCTGAGGATGACAGGCGGAAACAGCTTGTAAACAGTCCCGGAACCGGGCTAGCATCAGGGAAAGGAGCCGAAAATGGATGTGCAATTGCACGTGCTGCTTTTGGACGACGAGCCCATTGTGGGCAAGAGGCTCAAACCGGCCCTGGCGAAGATCGGCTGCGAGGTCGAGGTCTTCGAGGACCCGCGTTTGGCGTTGGCACGCATCGATGAAAAGGAATTCGACATCGTGGTGACCGACATCCGGATGGACGAGATCGACGGGATCCAGGTCCTGGAGCGGGTGGCCGCAAAATCCCCGCGCACCAAGGTGATCATGATCACCGGGTACGCCATGATGTCGCTGGCACGGGAGGCGATGGACAAGGGCGCCTTCGATTTCATCGCCAAGCCGTTCCAGCCGAACGATCTGCGGAAGGTCATTGCGAAGGCCGCAGAGGCGCTGGGGACCCCTTTGAACGTGGAATCCGGGGAAGCGGCCTGACGATGGAAAATCTGCGCGAGGGTATGACGATGGGAATGGGCGGAGGAGCGGAGGCCGGAGAGGATCCTCCCCGCTCCGGAGCTACTCTCGAAGGCCGTTTCGGCCGGATCGAGGCCGCCGAGACGGCGCGGAAGGCTCTCCTGTCGCGCAGGCGGATCAGCCTGCGGGTGCAGATCTATGCCTGCTTCCTGCTCGTATTTTTCTTTGCGATGGGGATTGCGACAGCCCTGGTCGTCGCGATGTATCAGATGGAGGAAAAACTCCGGTTCCTCGAGATCGTCAACGACTATGCCATCGAGATCCAGCAGGCGAGGCGTTTCGAAAAGAACTATTTCCTCTACGGGACGAACCTGAGCGACGCCCTGGAGAACGTCTATCATGCCCACGACATCCTGACCCTGAACACGGAGGAACTAGGGCGCATCCTCGGGGCGGCCGGGCATGAACGGATCGGCAGGGATATCGAACGTTACGAGGATCTTCTCGAGAGCCTGACGGACCTGGAGCAGCACCAACTGATCGACCAGGAGGTCTTCGAACGGAAGAAGGAGATCGAGCGCGAACTGCGGAAACACGGTCAGCGCATGGTGTCGTCCGCGGACGAACTCATCAAGCGCGAGAAGGCAGCCCTGGAGCAGGCCATCCAGCGTTCGCGGAACATCCACATCTATTCGTTGATCTTCCTGCTGATCTTTATCGTCCTGAACGCGTATCTCCTTGGGAGCCGCATTCTGGGGAACATCAATCGATTTTCAGATTATGCCCGGCGGATTGCTTCCGGGAATTTCACCCCCATCATGCCCGTCCGGCGGTTTCGCGACGAATTCACCGATCTGGCCATCGCCATCAATCAGATGATCCAGGAACTGGAAAGTCGTGAGGCCGTCCTCATTCAATCCCACAAGATGCGGGCGGTCGGGACCCTCACGGCCGGGGTCGCCCATGAGCTGAACAACCCTCTCAACAACATCACCCTGACCGCGCACATGCTCCTCGAGGACTATGACGGGCTCAGTGACGAGGAGCGAAAGGACATGCTTCAGGACGTGGTGAAGGAGGCCGATCGCTCGAAGGGCATCATCGCCAACCTGCTCGATTTCGCCCGTGAGAGCGGATCGCAGCTGGAGCCGCTGGATCTGCGTCAACTCCTGGCCGACACGGTCCATCTGGCCGCCAACCGGGTGAAACTGAGCGGGATCAAGATCTCTCTGGAGACCCCGGAAAATCTTCCGCTCGTCCATGGTGACAGCCAGCAGCTGCGGCAGGTTTTCCTGAATCTGATCCTGAATGCGATCGATGCGTCCCCGAAAGGCGGAAAGGTGGATGTCTCCGTAGGCGTAGCGGATGATCCGAACTATCTGGCGGTCAAGGTGAAGGACAACGGCACCGGTATCCCGGAGCACATCATCGGGCTGATATTCGATCCGTTCTTTACCACCAAGGCGAAGGGCAAGGGCACGGGCCTTGGTCTGAGTGTTTCCCAGGGAATCATCGCCAAGCACGGTGGACGGATCCGGGTGAAGAGCGCCGAAGGCAAGGGGACCACCTTTACCGTGACCGTCCCGATCACCACCCTCCCGGCTCAGATCGGCATCGCCAAAAAATCATAGGCGGGAGAGCGGTGCAAAAAGGCGACAGAACGGCTGCTTCATTTTTCAACCGCCTGCGTCTCACGGCTGCGGTCTACGCTCAGATCGGCTCCTGCGAAGGCCGGGTTTTGGATCGGGAGATAAATGCTCAGCCAGTCGTGCACGGTGTCGGCTTCCAGCACCCCCTCGCGCAACACGAGATCCAGCACATGCCCGCCGCCTGAAAGATCTTCAGCGAGAAAGTGCATGTGATAACCCGGAACGTTCACGCCTTTCACGAAGGCAGGCGAACGGAATCCGATCAAGGTGCCTCGAACGTTCGAAAGATGAAAGACCGGCTGGCTGCGGGCCACCTCCACCAGAGGAGGATAAGGCCTTTGCTGCGCGGGGACGCTGCGCGTCTTGACCCGATCGAAGGTCCCGCGGATGATGAACGTGCAGAACCGGTTCGGTCCAGGTGCCAGGGCGTCGATCTTCTTTTCCAGCCCAGCCAGGTCTGCCCGTTCCGAAATCGTTTCCCTGCGGTCGGGTTCGAAGGACGTTACGCAGGCGAAAGGGGTTCGCTCCGAAAGCGCGGGCTCGTATACTTTCCCGTCGGCGCGAACCTTGTAGAACGTCCCGTCGAGAAGGATCATTTCGCCGTCCAGCCCCTCGAAGGTCCCGAGGCCGAAATCCCCATAAGATCTTAGCGTTTCAAGAGACATGTGCCCGTCGTAGACACCGGTCAACAGGGCATCGATCGTGGCTACCTGCGTAATGCCGTTTGATGGGACGGTGGTGCAGCCGGAGAAAAGAATTACCGTTAAACAAAAAAGGATCGTGAAAAATGAAAATCGCTGCTTCATGAACGGAACAGGCCCCTTTCCGAGAATGAAAAAAACGTCATTATCAGACCAATTCTATTTTCCATCCAAGCGCCTGCATCCTGGCAGAATCCGTATCTGATTTCAAGGCTAAAGGCCAAATAGCATCCATCCGGAAATGATTTCAGGGTAGGACTAAGTTTCCAATCCGGAAATGAGGATTTTTCTTTACACGCTGCGCGTGCTCAGTCCCACCCCTGCGGGGCGGGTCCCGGTTTCTTCACACGCTGCGCGTGCTCAGTCCCACCGCTTTGCGGCGGGTCCCGGTTTGGCCAATATCAAGGAAATCGAGCGTTTGCGCGGAGGCGACCTGCAGGTCGCCTCACAAGCAAACGTGCGGATCGAAACTGGGATGGGCTCAAAGGACCATTTTCGGATGGAAACGATCTGGTGCCAAAAACGGCCAAGATACGGCCATCGACAGAAAACGAGTCATGTGCCATCTGGATTCAATGCTGGATTATCCACCTGAATGATAAATCTCCATAGCCGCTTCGACACTTTCACCGGTAATGGTTATGGCATAAATAGCGTTGCACATTCTAGTGGCGTCTTGAAGAGATTTCTGATGGATATTTCTGCCTGTAGCGTTGCCTGAGGCGCCACTGACGTAGATCTGATCGTGAAGATCGTTAAGAAAGGATCGTACGTCCGTACTCGAACCGCCGGCACAAACGACTTTTGTGCGGCCTGCAGCCCAAACAGCCTCTTTGAATATTTCCTTTGATTCCTTCCCCTTTTGTTTAGGATAATTCACTTTGACGAAGTCACTGCCAAGGCAGGCTGCTACTCCTGTAGCCCCTGCAATTAAGTGGGGATCTTTCTCGTCCTCTATGGCCTTGCCCCGCGGATAAACCCATAGCACCGTGATCAATCCATATTGATGCGCATCATAGATGATTTGAGCCGCTTGATGCAGCATTTCGGCTTCGAATTCACTTCCCAGATAGAGCGTATAGCCTACTCCGAGGATGTTCAATTTGCTCTTATCTCGAAAATCGATAATTCTATCAACCTCGAACCAATGGTGACTGAACGGGTCCGATTGAGAGACTTTAACAAGATTGCTTTTAGAATTCAGTTTTACAAGATAAGGAATATCTGGATAACTCATTCCATATCGGGCTATTAGCCCAAGCTGCGTCGCAAAAACACCGATCTTGCTCGAGTGTGCAATTTTAAAAAGATGTTCTGGGCTAGCATCATCGATATGGATTCCCGATCCATAAAAATCATCATTCAAGTGTTCAACCTTTTGGTCGCCTGCGAAAAGCATCAGACGGCCACTGCTTTTTGTGATTTTATTATAATTTTCGATGTAATGTATTTTGGAATCTTCCGGAACATCGGCGGGCATACAAATATCAAGTTTCTGATCCATTCCGTATTCCTTTTTACAATATGTAAATTGCTACATGGATGTATACAAAAAATTATATATGACAATACTTAACACAATTGATTAAGAAAGAACAAGTAACGACGCCTTGTAAGGTGGAATGTCGATTATTAAAATCATAAAATCACAATCGCGGGTCGATATTTCCAGGTCCTCCACAATCCGGCGTGTAACATGTGATGTTTATGAAATTACATTTTTCACCACATTCCGGGCAGATATCTGGCGGTGATGGAGCGGTTAATGTAAAACCGCAATGGGAACATTTCCAATACGTCAGTCCGCACTTTGGGCAGATATCTCCTTCAAACCTTCCGTCAGCCGTATAACCGCAATGCGCGCATACCCACTTTTCTTGTTCATTGGTCATAATGTCCCCTCCTTGCTCTCCCGTTCCAATGAAGAATTCCCTAAATTCCATCCGGAAATGATTTCCCTGCGGAAGCCCGTTTCCAATTCGGAAATGAGGATTTTTCTTTACACGCTGTGCATGCTCAGTCCCACTTCTGCGGGGGGGGTCCCGCTTTGGCCAATATCGATGAAATCAAGCAATCGCGCGGTGGCGACCTGCTGGTCGCCGCAAAAGCAAATGTGCAGATCGACACCGAGATTGGCCAAAAAGATCATTTCTGCATGGATGCTCCCTCATAATCAGAATATAGCAATTGTCATGCCTTGTCATGTTTCTGGCGCAGCGGTAAATCGCTTCCGGAACCTTTAATCGAGCCGGCCGGAAATGCTCTTCTCACTGTGCCAGAGATGTCTGTTTTTCATGAGAATACAAAAGGATAGAAGGTGAGGATTCAAAGGGAGGCTTGATCGCATGGCACCGCGGGGATATCGGCAAGGCATCTATACGGTATGGGCGGCAGAAGCATCGCTGGTCTTACTGAAGAGCGGGGTCGTTACCTCTTTTCTGGTAACGATGTGCCGCGGTTTGTAACGTTACTTTGGCGCAGCATCCGCGGATGGGGCCGGGAGGGAAAACAATGAGAGGATCAAAGCTCGCCCTTGATAAAGTCAGGAATCGCTTAAGGAGCGGTTTTCATCCGGAAAGGGTCTTCCCCGCCGATTTCAGCTTCCGTTTGACGATTTGCTGGTGCGGCGACTGGTCGGGGCTAATCCATACAGATTTCTGGTTTTATGATCGAAGAGGAAAATTTTTCGCGAATGGCAAGAAGGCTCATACGATCTTTCCCTTTTCGCGAGGCATTTCGCAAGCGTGCTGCCGGCAATGGTAACGTTACTTCAACCGGTTGACGTGAAAAACCCCCCTGTTTTGTTGTTCCGTGCTATTGGCATATGTATTGCGTATTGAAATTGGACGAACTGAATCCGATGTTTTGCTTTTAACAAAAAGATTCCTTGCTTCAAGGCAGGACAGGATCCTTTGTCCGCGATCGTGGTAAGCAGGGACTGTCCGTCGCCGATTACAAACCGCTGCTCGCCTATTCCACCAGAATTTTTGCAGTCTTCTGGGAAGGCGATGTGACTGTGTAGAAAAACAGATGATTTCTCGGCGCAACCCGGATTCTTCGCACCTTGGGATGTCTGGTTCCGCTGCTTCTGGTGCGTCTCGATCTGTCGATATTTAGATCCATCCGGAAATAGTTTCCCGGTAAAATCCGGTTTTCGATCCGGAAATGAGGATTTTTCTTTTCACGGTGCTCATGCTCAGTCCCGCCCCTGAGGGGCGGGTGCTGGTTTGGCCAATATCAAGGAAATCCAGCGTTTGCGCGGAGGCGACCTGGTGGTCGCCGCACAAGCAAACGTGCAGATTGACGCCGAGATTGGCCAAAAAGACCATTTCCGGATGGAAACTCACTAACATCGGCTATGTGAGAGAAAGGAGGATACCATGGAGTTTTCCGATCTTATCAAAACGGCCAAAGACGAAGGCAACGAGAAGCATGTGCCTACGATCACGATCGACAAGGGATTCAAGGAAGGGAGGGATATCATCCGGGTGGTGGTTGGCCATGAGAGTCCTCATCCAAACACCCCCGAGCATCACATTGCATGGCTTGAGCTTTATGGCGTCAAGAAAGACGGAGGCCAAATCATCAACTTGGGCCGGGCGGCATGGGCTCCTGTCTATTCCAACCCCAACATTCGTTTCCAAATCAACCAAATCGCAGACTTCAAGGCTTTTTATGCTACTGCTTATTGCAATATCCACGGCCTTTGGGGAAATGTATTGGAGATTTGATTATTACAAAATCTCTCAGTCCAATTGTACAAGGAGGATTCACATGAAATTGGAAGAAATCAAGAAAGCGATCGAAGGGTTGACAGATGCGGAAAAAAAGGAGTTTTTCTCCGAAATTGTTCCAGACATCTGCGATGAATCTCTTACTAAAGAAGGATGCCGTATGATATTCGAGAGAAAATTATCAGGATCAAGATATCTGGAGTCTTTTGATGAGCTTCACGAACTTCAGAAAAAAGAGTAAAAAACAGAGGGTATCCTGGGAAACAGCTTTTTGAGCAGAGAAACTGTTGAAGTATAAAACTTCATCTATCGAGTCGTTTCTAAATATGACTGTCGCTGGGTGGTCCCGATGAGGCTTGAGATCCTTACGGCTGAGTCCTTGGGAGTACGGGGTCTTTGCTGTCGGTTGGAGATACGAGGCCGCGTGATCGTGATCGATCCCGGGGTTGCCCTGGGTGCCTGGCGACATCGACTCCCACCCCACCCGGTGCAGATCGCTGTGGGTGTCGCTGCGCGCCAACGCATTGTTGCAGCCCTGGAGAGCGCTACGGACGTGGTTTTCAGCCATTATCACGGGGATCATATCCCTCTGGCGGATGCCAACCCTTATCAATTGTCGTTTTCGCAATTACCAGACCGTTTCAGGACGTTGCGCGCCTGGGCAAAGGCACCTGAAGGGCAGTCCGAAAAGAGTCGATCCCGGGCGGATGCGCTGATGGGTCTCTTCTCAGCGGGATGGAGAATTGCGGAGGGGATGGAAGATGGCCCATTGCGGTTTTCGGGGGCGATGCCGCACGGTTTGGACGGTCTGCCATTCGGACACGTGATGATGACGCGCGTGAAACTGGGGGGCTGCACCTTTGTACACGGCTCGGATATCCAGCTTCTCGACGATGCCACAGTGGACGCTGTTCTCGAATGGTCACCGGATATCGTCCTGGCGGCCGGCCCGCCGCTCTACCAGAATGGACTTCTTTCGGAGGATCGCGTCCGTGCCTGGAAAAACGCCAAACGCCTGGCGAAAAAGGTTCGGATTCTTATTCTCGATCATCATCTGCTACGTTCAGCCGAGGGGGTGGATTGGTTGAAAGCTCTGTCCAAGACAGTCGAGCGGCGCGTCTACTGCGCAGCCGATTTCATGGGCCATCCCAGGCGGCTGTTGGAAGCGGAACGTCAGGACCTTTATCGGATAATGCCTGTGAAAGAAGGGTGGCATGAAGCGTATGCACGAGGTCTGACATCCGTGAAAGAGTTTGCCGCCGGCTGAACGAAGACGAGGTTCCTTTCTCCACGGAAAAGAACCTCGTCTTCGTATTTCCGGGTGGAAACAAATCAGGTTCTCACCGTCACCCCCCGTTTTTGGAGATAGGTCTTGAGTTCCTGTATCCCAATGATATTGAAATGAAAAACTGATGCGGCAAGGAGGATGTCCGCACCGGCCTCCACTGCGTCGTAGAAGTGCTCGAGCTTTCCGGCTCCGCCCGAAGCGACTACGTCCGCTCCTGTGGCTTCCTTTATTCTCCGGATCAGGGGAAGATCGAAACCCTGCTTCATCCCATCGGTGCTCTTGCTGGTGGGCAGAATCGTTTTTACCCCGTAGCCGGCTACTTGCTTTGCCCATTCGACGGCGTCGGCGCCCGTTGCGGTCCGGCCTCCATCGATATAGACTTCGTATCCGGATGGCAGACGGTCATTGACTGCTGCATCGATGGCCACGGTGACCCGCTCCGTCCCGAACGCCTTGACCATTTGTCGAATGACCTCGGGTTTGCGGAAGG harbors:
- the trkA gene encoding TrkA-C domain protein, with the translated sequence MQPLTLDMILVMLMIAVAVFLFIVEWVRVDVVAILMMVVLPLLHLVTPKEAFVGLSSNAVVSIIAVIIIGAGLDKTGMINQLVSPIVRLAGKSPSRIVIFISMAIAGISSFMQNIGAAALFLPAVQRVSRSLKIPISKLLMPIGFSAILGGTITLVGSSPLILLNDLLAPFNLKPFGLFDVTPVGLLLVASGIACFICFGRFILPQGEAGADTVTPVGSTVESYREQLGELHELRTPDDFTHYRDPITVRDLRRRYLVNVVALTEQPDFKVLSPSADAMIRSGSDILVVGREEDVDRMAEQLGMVHKESLSFFRDEAAEQTAGTVEAVAGPRSPWLGRTLRQINLRDHFRVVPLAIFRHGESYRAEISDMPLQVGDAILIQGTWKRLQELQAERSLLFTTPIDVELLRPEKAVFAGFWLLLALVMILVFKIQLSVCLMTGALGMILTRVLSIDEAYQAVDWRTIFLLAGLIPLGIATEKTGTAAWIAHTVLGAIGTVEPIVLLAVIGVLSTVFTLVISNVGATVLLVPLVVNMAIAANADPRMAALVVGLATSNSFILPTHQVNALYMGPGHYRSVDFMKAGLVVSVVFLVVMIVAIYLFYGVS
- a CDS encoding conserved hypothetical protein (Evidence 4 : Unknown function but conserved in other organisms) — encoded protein: MSLIIISADLYESGRAVAEKAAAKLNYRLIDRELLTEAAARNEVPEAELKRALAENPSLFGMRARPWRRALAVIQKTVLERLLADDAVCHGLGAHLYVVGVSHALKVRVLADAEKEAAVLAEQERIPADKAMKRLEQRKQLRRRWSRSAFGMDETDPGLYDLVIGLSNIDLDEAVQTICDTASYRKFQPMSWSQKCLADLELAARVRTVLLERFPDLKVSADGGTLVVEVRAMKREKRRKAEAIKEMAGRIAGVEYVEVHVVNDIFRQAAESFR
- a CDS encoding Response regulator receiver domain protein is translated as MDVQLHVLLLDDEPIVGKRLKPALAKIGCEVEVFEDPRLALARIDEKEFDIVVTDIRMDEIDGIQVLERVAAKSPRTKVIMITGYAMMSLAREAMDKGAFDFIAKPFQPNDLRKVIAKAAEALGTPLNVESGEAA
- a CDS encoding ATPase/histidine kinase/DNA gyrase B/HSP90 domain protein, whose protein sequence is MENLREGMTMGMGGGAEAGEDPPRSGATLEGRFGRIEAAETARKALLSRRRISLRVQIYACFLLVFFFAMGIATALVVAMYQMEEKLRFLEIVNDYAIEIQQARRFEKNYFLYGTNLSDALENVYHAHDILTLNTEELGRILGAAGHERIGRDIERYEDLLESLTDLEQHQLIDQEVFERKKEIERELRKHGQRMVSSADELIKREKAALEQAIQRSRNIHIYSLIFLLIFIVLNAYLLGSRILGNINRFSDYARRIASGNFTPIMPVRRFRDEFTDLAIAINQMIQELESREAVLIQSHKMRAVGTLTAGVAHELNNPLNNITLTAHMLLEDYDGLSDEERKDMLQDVVKEADRSKGIIANLLDFARESGSQLEPLDLRQLLADTVHLAANRVKLSGIKISLETPENLPLVHGDSQQLRQVFLNLILNAIDASPKGGKVDVSVGVADDPNYLAVKVKDNGTGIPEHIIGLIFDPFFTTKAKGKGTGLGLSVSQGIIAKHGGRIRVKSAEGKGTTFTVTVPITTLPAQIGIAKKS
- a CDS encoding Alpha-acetolactate decarboxylase → MKQRFSFFTILFCLTVILFSGCTTVPSNGITQVATIDALLTGVYDGHMSLETLRSYGDFGLGTFEGLDGEMILLDGTFYKVRADGKVYEPALSERTPFACVTSFEPDRRETISERADLAGLEKKIDALAPGPNRFCTFIIRGTFDRVKTRSVPAQQRPYPPLVEVARSQPVFHLSNVRGTLIGFRSPAFVKGVNVPGYHMHFLAEDLSGGGHVLDLVLREGVLEADTVHDWLSIYLPIQNPAFAGADLSVDRSRETQAVEK
- a CDS encoding exported hypothetical protein (Evidence 5 : Unknown function) — translated: MRIFLYTLRVLSPTPAGRVPVSSHAARAQSHRFAAGPGLANIKEIERLRGGDLQVASQANVRIETGMGSKDHFRMETIWCQKRPRYGHRQKTSHVPSGFNAGLST
- a CDS encoding Fructose-bisphosphate aldolase/6-deoxy-5-ketofructose 1-phosphate synthase, with product MDQKLDICMPADVPEDSKIHYIENYNKITKSSGRLMLFAGDQKVEHLNDDFYGSGIHIDDASPEHLFKIAHSSKIGVFATQLGLIARYGMSYPDIPYLVKLNSKSNLVKVSQSDPFSHHWFEVDRIIDFRDKSKLNILGVGYTLYLGSEFEAEMLHQAAQIIYDAHQYGLITVLWVYPRGKAIEDEKDPHLIAGATGVAACLGSDFVKVNYPKQKGKESKEIFKEAVWAAGRTKVVCAGGSSTDVRSFLNDLHDQIYVSGASGNATGRNIHQKSLQDATRMCNAIYAITITGESVEAAMEIYHSGG
- a CDS encoding conserved hypothetical protein (Evidence 4 : Unknown function but conserved in other organisms), translated to MEFREFFIGTGEQGGDIMTNEQEKWVCAHCGYTADGRFEGDICPKCGLTYWKCSHCGFTLTAPSPPDICPECGEKCNFINITCYTPDCGGPGNIDPRL
- a CDS encoding hypothetical protein (Evidence 5 : Unknown function); this encodes MRGSKLALDKVRNRLRSGFHPERVFPADFSFRLTICWCGDWSGLIHTDFWFYDRRGKFFANGKKAHTIFPFSRGISQACCRQW
- a CDS encoding hypothetical protein (Evidence 5 : Unknown function); this encodes MLVSFHPEMVFLANLGVNLHVCLCGDHQVASAQTLDFLDIGQTSTRPSGAGLSMSTVKRKILISGSKTGFYRETISGWI
- the sorA gene encoding Superoxide reductase, with product MEFSDLIKTAKDEGNEKHVPTITIDKGFKEGRDIIRVVVGHESPHPNTPEHHIAWLELYGVKKDGGQIINLGRAAWAPVYSNPNIRFQINQIADFKAFYATAYCNIHGLWGNVLEI
- a CDS encoding hypothetical protein (Evidence 5 : Unknown function) — encoded protein: MKLEEIKKAIEGLTDAEKKEFFSEIVPDICDESLTKEGCRMIFERKLSGSRYLESFDELHELQKKE
- a CDS encoding conserved hypothetical protein (Evidence 4 : Unknown function but conserved in other organisms), whose amino-acid sequence is MRLEILTAESLGVRGLCCRLEIRGRVIVIDPGVALGAWRHRLPPHPVQIAVGVAARQRIVAALESATDVVFSHYHGDHIPLADANPYQLSFSQLPDRFRTLRAWAKAPEGQSEKSRSRADALMGLFSAGWRIAEGMEDGPLRFSGAMPHGLDGLPFGHVMMTRVKLGGCTFVHGSDIQLLDDATVDAVLEWSPDIVLAAGPPLYQNGLLSEDRVRAWKNAKRLAKKVRILILDHHLLRSAEGVDWLKALSKTVERRVYCAADFMGHPRRLLEAERQDLYRIMPVKEGWHEAYARGLTSVKEFAAG
- the hisF gene encoding Imidazole glycerol phosphate synthase subunit HisF, producing MTIRIMPCLDMQNGRVVKGVQFVDIRDAGDPVACCVAYCHAGADELALLDITATVEGRATMLDVVEKVARAATIPFTVGGGISDVASAEAVLHAGADKISTSSAAFRKPEVIRQMVKAFGTERVTVAIDAAVNDRLPSGYEVYIDGGRTATGADAVEWAKQVAGYGVKTILPTSKSTDGMKQGFDLPLIRRIKEATGADVVASGGAGKLEHFYDAVEAGADILLAASVFHFNIIGIQELKTYLQKRGVTVRT